A genome region from Camelina sativa cultivar DH55 chromosome 10, Cs, whole genome shotgun sequence includes the following:
- the LOC104720688 gene encoding myosin-2 heavy chain, non muscle-like → MNSAEEENKSLLLKVSETSDGIQQAQTTVQELKEQLAEKEGELLLLTEKDSQSQLQRKELGETVATLQRDLESVRSRIIDLERDSEAEKLVAAITKEELEREKQEKSELSNQITSVEKALVEKEAAYNWLKVENMQIYELEAQVESLQQRVTDLSVSKDAEEENKAISSKNLETTDKLEQTQNTIQDLRDELGELKDRHKEKESELSSLAEAHEKFKRDSQVEKLVAAITKEELEGDLGKLKDQHKKKESELSSLVEVHEAHKRHSSTQVKGLEARLASAEKQVIELNKSLNSAEEEKKLLLINISHLKKK, encoded by the coding sequence ATGAATAGTGCAGAGGAAGAGAATAAATCTCTACTATTGAAAGTTTCGGAGACTTCAGATGGGATCCAACAAGCTCAGACCACCGTACAAGAACTAAAAGAGCAGCTCGCTGAGAAAGAAGGCGAACTTTTACTTCTGACTGAGAAGGACAGCCAATCACAGTTGCAAAGAAAAGAACTAGGAGAAACAGTAGCGACACTGCAGAGGGACCTAGAGTCAGTTCGTTCTCGTATAATAGATCTTGAGAGAGATTCAGAAGCGGAAAAATTAGTTGCAGCTATCACGAAAGaagaacttgagagagagaagcaagagaAATCAGAATTGTCGAATCAGATCACCAGTGTCGAGAAAGCATTGGTAGAGAAAGAAGCTGCTTACAATTGGCTGAAAGTGGAAAACATGCAGATCTACGAACTAGAAGCTCAAGTGGAATCCTTACAACAGCGGGTCACAGATTTAAGTGTGAGTAAGGATgcagaggaagaaaacaaagcCATCTCCTCGAAAAATTTGGAAACTACGGACAAGCTTGAACAGACGCAGAACACCATACAAGACCTCAGGGATGAATTGGGAGAGTTGAAAGACCgacacaaagagaaagagagtgagcTTTCTAGTTTGGCAGAGGCACACGAGAAATTTAAGAGAGATTCACAAGTGGAAAAATTAGTTGCAGCTATCACGAAAGAAGAACTCGAAGGTGACTTGGGAAAGTTGAAAGAccaacacaaaaagaaagagagtgaaCTTTCTAGTTTGGTGGAGGTACACGAGGCCCATAAGAGACATTCCTCAACTCAGGTTAAAGGATTAGAAGCACGGTTGGCATCAGCAGAGAAACAGGTTATAGAATTGAACAAAAGCTTGAACAgtgcagaggaagagaaaaaactGCTATTAATCAACATTAgtcatctaaaaaaaaagtaa